Below is a genomic region from Burkholderia pseudomultivorans.
ACATCTGCATTTCGCTCGAAAGAATGACCGGCATCGAGGAAATAGACCGCTCCGCATCGACGATGACCGTGCTGGCAGGCACGACACTGCAGGCGATTCAAGAAGCCGCCGCGGCCGAGGATTTCGAATTCCCGCTCGATCTGGGCGCGCGGGGAACCTGCCAGATCGGCGGCAACCTCGCGACCAATGCGGGCGGCATCCGCGTCATCCAGTCGGGCCCCGCGCGCGATCAGGTGCTGGGCCTCGAAGTCGTGCTGGCGGACGGCAGCATACTGAGCGGCCTCGGCAAGATGATCAAGAACAACACCGGTTACGACCTGCGTCATCTGTTCATCGGATCCGAAGGCACGCTCGGCATCATCACGCGTGCCGTATTGCGCGTCGCGCCCCGCCCCGCGGGCCGGCAAACGGCGCTCTGCGCGCTGTCCGGCTATTCCGACGCGGTCACGCTGCTGCAAACGCTGAAAGCGCGCCTGGGACGGGAGCTCAGCGCATTCGAATTGATGTGGCCGGACTTCTTCGAGCTGGGCGTGTCGTTCTCGCGAAGCCGGCAATCGCCCTTTTCCGCGGCCTATCCGCTCTATGCGCTGATCGAGCACACGTGCTATGCCGAAGACGGAAGCGGACGCTTCACCGGCGCGCTGGGCGACGCACTCGAATCCGGTTTGCTGCTCGACGCGGTCATCGCGCAATCCGACACGCAGGCGCACGCGCTGTGGGAAATTCGCGAGGCAACGGCCGAATTCCCCATCAGGCTCGCGCCGATCAATTTCGACATCAGCATCCCGATCGGCGAGATCGGGACCTTCGTCAGCCAGTGCCGCGCCGAACTCGAAACCCGCTGGCCGACCGCGCGCGCGTGCTTCTTCGGTCATATCGGCGACTCGAATCTCCATATCACGATCGACGGCCGCTCGATTCCCGACGTCGAGCCTGCGGCGGCCGAAGCCGTCGTCTACGATCTCGTCAGGCAATTCAACGGCTCCGTTTCGGCCGAACACGGCATCGGCGTGCACAAGCGCGCCTTTCTGGGCCATACCCGCAGCGCGACGGAACTGGCCTGCATGCGCGCCATCAAGCAGGCGCTCGATCCGAACGGGATTCTCAATCCCGGCAAGCTGCTGCCGTAACCTCGACGGGCACCCGGCGCTGCCCGCTGTCGGGCGCGCCGCCGTTCATATCTGGCCGCGCAGCGCATGCGGCTTGAATCGCGATCCCAGGCTGTAGCGGTTCGCCGGATGCACGAAGCGCGCGATCGTGACCGGAACGCCGCCGGTCCAGGTGCGCCGCGTCAGGATCAGACAGGGCTCGCCGGCCTCGATTTCGAGCAGCGCGGCCTGATCCGGCAACGGATGCGCGGCATCGACGACATGCTCGACCTCCAGCTCGAAATGCGACACGTTGTTGTACAGGTACGCGGACGGCGGTTCCGCCGTGAAATCCTGCGCGAGAAAACCGGGCGCCGCGGCCGGGTTGACGTAGCGATCTTCCAGCTGAAGCGGGCGGCCGTCGTCCAGATGAACGCAGACCAGGTGAAACACCTGATCGTTGGGCGCCAGGTCCAGCGCGCGCGTGATGTCGAGCGGTACGTGCTCGCGCTCATGCCGGACGAGCCGGCACGAGTATTGATGCCCGCGCGCGACGATTTCGTCGCGAATGTGCGCGATCATCAGCAAGTTGGATTGCGGCTTGCCCTCCGCGACGAACGTGCCGACGCCGGCGACGCGCTCGAGCATGCCCTCGGCGGTCAATTCGCGAAGCGCGCGGTTGACCGTCATGCGCGCCACCCCGAACGCCGACGCGAGATCTACTTCGGACGGAATGCGCTCCCCCACATTCCACTCGCCGCTCCGGACCTTGTCGCGCACCAGTGCCTTGATCTTCCGGAACGGCACGCCGATCTTCTGCATGTTGTCGTTCTCTCCTGTCGTCGCCGTCCACGAACCGTGGCCCTGTCGAAACACGATGCGGTCGCGCGATCGATCGAGCCGTCTCCGGACGGCAATACCCGGGCGCTCAGGGTTCGCGATCGTCGAGCAGCGCATCGAGGAAGATCTCGTTCTCCTCCTCCGTGCCGATCGTCACGCGGACGAAATCGTCGAGCCGATAGGCGCCCAGCGGCCGGATCACCACACCGGCTTCGAGCAGCCTCTGCGTCGTGCGGGCCGCATACTGCAGGCGAATCGCGATGAAATTCGCATGGGTCGGCACATATTCGATGCCGCTCGTGCGAAGCGCGTGCGTGATCTGCTCGATGCCCGCGCGGTTGCTCTGCTGCGTCCGCGCCAGGAACGCGCGGTCGGACAGCGCCGCCGATGCCGCCGTTTGCGCCATCGCATTGACGCTGAAGGTGGGACGAATCCGCGCAATCATGTCCGCCAGTTCCGCGCTCATGATCCCGTACCCGATCCGCAGCGATGCGAGCCCGTACGCCTTCGAGAACGTCCGCGCAACGACCAGCTGCGGATAACGCTCGACGAGCGCCGCCGCATCCACGCGCAGGGCCGGATCGACATAGTCGATATACGCTTCGTCCAGCACGACGAGACGATCGGTGCCGGCCTGCTCGACGATGCGTTCGACCTGATCCGGTGTCAGCAGCGTGCCGGTCGGATTGTTCGGATTGCATACGTAGACCAGCCGAATCCGCCCGCCCGCATCGTCGTTCAGCGCCGCGCATATCGCGGCGGCATCGTGCCCGTAATGCAGCGCGCCGATTTCGCATGCATGCGCGCCGCGCGCCCTGATGCTGATCGGATAGGCCTGGAACGCGTATTGCGAATACAGCCCGGCGAAACCGTCGCGCAAGACCAGCGCCGCGCAAAGGTCGATCAGTTCGTGCGACCCGTTCGTGACCGCAAACCGGTTTTCGGGCAAGCCGTGGTATCGCGCGAGTTCGCCGCGAAGTTCGTGCGCATCGCTTTCCGGATACCGCGAAAGCGTCGCGCTGTGCCGCGACATCACGTCCGCCAGCACCTCGGCGACGCGCGGGCTGCAGCCGAGCGGATTCTCGTTCGACGCCAGCTTCACGATGCGCGACAGCCCGTATTCGCGCGCCACCGACTGCTCGGATCGCCCCGGCACGTACATCGGCAAGGTACGGATATACGACGGCACGGCGTTCATGTCCGGTCCCGTTTCGGTTTCGACATCGCTCATACGGCCACCCGCGCTTGACCGGGCTGCCCCGGTTGCATGGACGACAGATGCGCGACAAGATCATCGCCTGCTGACGGGCTTGCGACACGTGCTTCGATTCGCTCGCGAATCATCTGAGTGCTCCTCCTGTGAATACGCGTTGGTATGCGGTCTCGCCGCGCGACGCCGGAAGCTATCGTTCGACCGCGCGCAGGAAATGCGCGATGCGGCTCTTCGAGTCCCGATCGGCCGACAGCACATCTTCCGGCGCGCCCGACTCGTGAATCGTTCCATCCGCAACGAAATGAATGCGGTCCGCCAGCTTGCGCGCGAAACTCATCTCGTGCGTGACGATGGCCAGCGTCATGCCGGCATCGGCGAGCGCGCGAATCGTGTCGAGCACGCCCGCGACGAGTTCCGGATCGAGCGCCGAAGTCGGTTCGTCGAACAGCACGACCTTCGGCTTCATCGCCAGCGCACGCGCGATCGCGACGCGCTGCTTCTGCCCGCCGGAAAGCTGATCCGGATAATGATCGAGCCGCTTTTCGAGGCCGACCTGCTTCAGGATCGCTTCCGCTTCCGCAACGGCCTGATCGCGCGTGCAACCGAGCACGTGAATCGGCCCCTCGATGACGTTCTCGAGCACGGTCCGGTGCGCGAACAGGTTGAATTGCTGAAAGACCATCGGCATCTTGCGACGCGCGATGCGCAGCCGGGATTCGGCAATCACGCGAAACACCGCGCCTTCCTGCCGGCAAAGCGACTCGCCGTCGAAACGGATTTCGCCGCCGGTCGGAACGTCGAGAAAGTTGATGCAGCGAAGCAGCGTCGACTTTCCGCCGCCGCTCGGTCCGATGAAGAAATTGACCTCGCCCGGTCGAATGCACAGGTCGATTCCGTTGAGCACCTTCAGCGTGCCGAACGATTTCTGCAGCCCGCGGACCTCGATGATCGGCTCCGCGTCATGATTGACGTCAGCGTTCAAGATTCACCCCCCGCCCCTGTGCGGGCATTGCCCCGACGGCGCCGACGGACGCCTCGTACGATCCGGCACGCGCGACCGCGCGCGAAGCCGTGCGCCGGCCGCCGCGATGGGCCGGCGTGAAGGTCCGCTCGATCCAGCGCACGCCGCGCGCTGCGGCGAAACTCATCGCGAAGTAAATGATCGCGACCATCAGGTACACCTGCATGCTCATGAAGGTTTCGGCGATGATGATCGTCCCGTGACGCAGCAGTTCGTTCACCGCGATGAACGACACCAGCGACGAATCCTTCATCAGCGAGATGAAGTAGCCGCCGACCGTCGGCAACGCCACCTTCATCGCCTGCGGCAGGATCACGCGCCGGTAGATCATCGCGTTCGACATGCCGATCGTCATTCCGGCTTCACGCTGCCCGTGATCGATCGACTGAATCGCCGCCCGGAATACTTCGGACAGGTAGGCGCCGAGATTCAGCGAGAGACCGAGCACGCCGGCCCAGAAGCCCGGCAGCGTCAGGCCGATCTGCGGCAGCGTGAAATAGATCACCAGCAACTGGACGACCAGCGGCACGTCGCGCCAGATTTCGACGTAGCACTGCAACGGCCATGCGATCCAGCGCCGTGGCGACAGTCGCCCGATGGCGACCGCCAGACCGAGCAGGATCGCGCCGGTCATGCTGATCAGCGACAGCTCGATGGTGATCCATGCGCCCTTCAGCAGAAACGGGAAGTAGCGTGGAATCATGTGCAGGAAAAACTCTTGCATGGTTTTTCCTCATTTCGTCAGGGTCGCCTGCTCGGCCGACCATGCACCGTACTTGACGAGAATGCGCTGCCGGGTGCCGTCCTGATCCATCGACAGCAGCGCGTTGTTCACCGCGTTCAGCAGATCCGTGCATTCCGCGCGCACCGCGACCGCGCTCGAACCGAACCGGTAGTTCGCCTTCGCCTCGGCGGCGGCCCACTCGGGCTTCGGGCGATAGTAGATCGGCTGGCCCACCACGCGCAGGTTCTTCATCTTTTCGCGCTGCCCGAGCAGGGTGCCCTGATCGAGCAGCACCGCATCGACCTGTCCGTTCTGGAGCGCGGCGAACGGCTCGCCGAACGTATTGAAATCCATCACCTCGCCGATCTTTCCTTCGTCGGCGAGACGATGCGCATTCAGCGAGTCGTTCGTGCCGAGCGTCGTGCCGACCTTGCGCCCCTTCAAGTCCGCCGGCGACTGGATCGGTGAATCGGTCTTGACGATGATTTGGTCATACAGCAGGAAATACGGACGGGAGAACCGTACGTTGGCGTTCTGGATCCGCTCCTGCGTCGCGGACATCGACGAGAAGATCACGTCCCATCGCCTGGCCTTGAGCCCCGGAATCAGCGTGCTCCACTCGGTGACGACGAAATCGGTCTTCGGCACGCCGATGCGCTTGCCGACCTCTTTCAACAGGTCCGATTCCAGGCCGCCGTATGTGCCGTCCTCGTTCTGCCATGCGAACGGCCGCGTTCCCATCAGGCCGTTGCCAGCGTGCAGCACGCCCGCTGCCTTCACGTCATCGAGGCAGCCGGCGTGGGCGCTCGGGACGACACTGGAGGACAACACCGATGCAACGGACAAAACGAACAGACGTTTGATGGCTGGCATGGCAAACACTCCGGACGAGGGTCGTGGAAGCGCACAGGCGTGGCGCCCATGCTGTCTAGACCAGACTAGACCACAACAAAATGCCGGCCAAAATGTTTTTCGAGAGCTGCCGCGACCTTATCAAGATATCGCGTCAAACTTCTTTATAAACATAGGTTTGTGCGATTTCATGACTTTCCCTGATAAGGTCTGGCCTGCGTCTTGCAGACTAGACCGCGCGTAATGAGACGGACACGCGAAATGGGGAAATAAAAAAACGCGGCGCGCGGCGGAATGTCATCCCGCCCCGCGACGCGTCCGTTCAAGCGCACCGGAGAGCGCCGACCGATTCACCGCACCGTCAATCGTCCGCCAGCGGCCGCTTCGCCGTCTCGCTGCTCGCGAGCATCGCGACCAGCGCGACGCCGGCCGCCCCGACCAGATACCACGCGGGCGCCAGCTTGCTGCCGGTCGCACCGATCAGCCAGGTCGCGACCAGCGGCGCCGTGCCGCCGAACAGCGCATTCGCCGCGTTGAAGCAAAACGCGAAGCCGCTGTAACGCACGCGCGTCGGGAAAATCTCCGACAGGAAACACGGCAGGGTCCCGTCGTTCATCGTCAGCAACGCGCCGAACGCGATCTGGATCATCACGATCGTCGCGAAGCTCGCGCCCGCCAGCCCCTTGAACAGCGGCACCGTCAGCACCGCGAACAGGACCGACGCGCCGATCAGCATCGTCTTGCGTCCGACGCGATCCGACAGCGCGCCCATCAGGAAGATCAGCCCGATATATGCGGCCAGCGAAATCGTCGCCGCGATGAACGACTCGGTCTCGCCGATGCCCAGCTCCGTCGACAGGTAGGTCGGCATGTAGCTCAGCACCAGATAGAACGCGACCGCATTCAGGCACGTCACGCCGAACGCGATCAGCATCCTGCCGCGATGCCGCGTCAGCAGTTCGGTGGCCGGCGCCTGTGCGACATGGTGCGCGCCTTCGAGCGCCTTGAACTTCGGCGTGTCCTCGAGACGAATGCGGATATAGCGTCCGACCAGGCCGAACGGCGCGGCGAGCAGGAACGGCAGGCGCCAGCCGAAGTCGTGCAGCTGCTGCGAGGTCATCACCGCGTGCATCACGGCGACGAAGATCGAGCCGAACAGCAGCCCTGCCGCGGTGCTGGCCGGCACGATGCTGGTATAGATGCCGCGCTTGCCTTCCGGCGCGTATTCGGCGAGGAACGCGGACGCGCCCGCATACTCGCCGGACGCCGAGAAGCCCTGCACGACGCGCACCAGCAACAGCAGCACCGGCGCGAGCATCCCGACCTGCGCATAAGTCGGCAGGAATGCGATCAGGAACGTCGAGCACGACATGATCAGGATCGACAGCGACAGCGCGGTCCGACGCCCGACCCGGTCGCCGAAGTGCCCCCACACCACGCCGCCCAGCGGCCGGATCACGAACGAGATCGCGAACACGCCGTACGCGGCCAGCAAGCCGGTCGTCGCGTCGCTCTTCGGGAAGAAGACGACCGCGATGACGGTCGCGAGATAGCCGTACGACGCGTAATCGAACCATTCGACGAAATTGCCGATGAAGCTCGCGCATGCGGCCCGCTTCAACAGTTTCGGATCGGCCGCTTCGCGCGCGGTCGCGCCGCCGCCCGAATGGATCGCGCCGCCCTGGCCCGGCAACCATGCGCCGGCATCCGCCGACCGGCCCGACATTAGCTTTCTGGTACTCATGCTCAGTCTCCAAACTGAATCGTACGTTGCGGTGTCGTGGCCGCCATCCGTGATTCGATCGATCGTTCGGTGCTTGCGCTGCGCAGCGCACGAATCGCGGCCGTTCAAGCGCATGGTAGGAGCTGGCGCCCCAGGAAGATTTTCATTTTCGACAATCGACTCTCTGGATTCGACATCGAGGGTTAACACCGCAGAATCCGGCGGGCGGCAGCGCTGCCGCATTCGCGTGCGGAAAGCGTCGCATCTTCGGCGATCTTGCGTCGAAATCGGCAAGCCGCGGGAAACGCCGAGCGGCGTGGATCGTGGAGCGAAACGATATGTCGCCGCGCCATGAAAGCGCGAACGGGATGGAAGGGACGAGACGCGCGCGTCCGGACAGACGATCGGTCCGTTCCGCACGCCGTGCAAACGCCTGATCATCAAGTCGGACGATTCGGCAGGATGACGAATGATAGGGGCTCGATCGAGCCATGTGTCGAAACGCACCTGCTCGCGAATACAGGGGACGAATACGACAGCCGTGCATCGATCGCGATCGGACCCACGATCGACCCGGCGTTCGACGGACCAAAGCAAAACGGGGCAATCCTGCCGGATCGCCCCGTCGCCTGCATTTCTTTACACGGCCGCCGTCGCGCGACCGAAGCCGAAACCGCGCGCCTATGCGCCGGTCATCCCTTGATGATGTTGTGCTCCGGCCCGTACGGGAACGCGGTGATATTGGTGGCGCCGCGCTCGCCGACGACGAGAATGTCGTGCTCGCGATAACCGCCTGCGCCGGGATGGCCCTGCGGCAGCATGATCATCGGCTCCATCGACACGACCATGTTCGGCTCCAGCACCGTATCGATGTCCTCGCGCAGTTCAAGCCCTGCCTCGCGACCGTAGTAGTGCGACAGCACGCCGAACGAGTGACCGTAGCCGAAGGTCCGGTACTGCAGCAGCCCGTATTCCGCGTAGATCTTGTTGAGTTCGAACGCGATGTCGCTGCAGCGCGCACCGGGCTTGATCAACTTCAGGCCCGCCTCGTGCACCTCGACGTTGATCTTCCACAGGCGCAGGTGTTCGTCCGGGCAGTGGTCGAAGAACATCGTGCGCTCCAGCGCCGTGTAGTAGCCGGCGATCATCGAGAAGCAGTTCAGGCTCAGGATGTCGCCCTTCTGCACCTTGCGCGTGGTGACGGGATTGTGCGCGCCGTCCGTGTTGATGCCGGACTGGAACCACGTCCACGTGTCCATCAGCTCCGAATCGGGAAAGCGGCGCGCGATTTCGCGCACCATCGCCTGCGTCGATGCGAGCGCCACCTCGTGCTCGGGCACGCCTTCGCGCACCGCGGCGGCCAGCGCCGCGCCGCCGACATCGCAGACGTTCGCGCCATGCTTGATGAGCGCGATCTCCTCGTCGGACTTGATCATGCGCATGCGCATCGTCTGTACGCCGATGTCGACGAACTCGACCGACGGCAGCGCCGCCTTCAGCTTCGCCAGCACGTCGAGCGGCACCTGGTCGAACTCGATACCGACACGGCCGCGATCGTCGATCTCGGCCTGCACCGCGCGGAAGAAATTGTCGCG
It encodes:
- a CDS encoding FAD-binding oxidoreductase, translated to MEAILHALEDALGADVLRTGDAIADRHRGDWSAKAPHAPLAVVLPRNTQEVATALRLCNAARQSVVPQGGLTGLAGGAVPTSRDICISLERMTGIEEIDRSASTMTVLAGTTLQAIQEAAAAEDFEFPLDLGARGTCQIGGNLATNAGGIRVIQSGPARDQVLGLEVVLADGSILSGLGKMIKNNTGYDLRHLFIGSEGTLGIITRAVLRVAPRPAGRQTALCALSGYSDAVTLLQTLKARLGRELSAFELMWPDFFELGVSFSRSRQSPFSAAYPLYALIEHTCYAEDGSGRFTGALGDALESGLLLDAVIAQSDTQAHALWEIREATAEFPIRLAPINFDISIPIGEIGTFVSQCRAELETRWPTARACFFGHIGDSNLHITIDGRSIPDVEPAAAEAVVYDLVRQFNGSVSAEHGIGVHKRAFLGHTRSATELACMRAIKQALDPNGILNPGKLLP
- the hutC gene encoding histidine utilization repressor, translating into MQKIGVPFRKIKALVRDKVRSGEWNVGERIPSEVDLASAFGVARMTVNRALRELTAEGMLERVAGVGTFVAEGKPQSNLLMIAHIRDEIVARGHQYSCRLVRHEREHVPLDITRALDLAPNDQVFHLVCVHLDDGRPLQLEDRYVNPAAAPGFLAQDFTAEPPSAYLYNNVSHFELEVEHVVDAAHPLPDQAALLEIEAGEPCLILTRRTWTGGVPVTIARFVHPANRYSLGSRFKPHALRGQI
- the hisC gene encoding histidinol-phosphate transaminase, whose translation is MSDVETETGPDMNAVPSYIRTLPMYVPGRSEQSVAREYGLSRIVKLASNENPLGCSPRVAEVLADVMSRHSATLSRYPESDAHELRGELARYHGLPENRFAVTNGSHELIDLCAALVLRDGFAGLYSQYAFQAYPISIRARGAHACEIGALHYGHDAAAICAALNDDAGGRIRLVYVCNPNNPTGTLLTPDQVERIVEQAGTDRLVVLDEAYIDYVDPALRVDAAALVERYPQLVVARTFSKAYGLASLRIGYGIMSAELADMIARIRPTFSVNAMAQTAASAALSDRAFLARTQQSNRAGIEQITHALRTSGIEYVPTHANFIAIRLQYAARTTQRLLEAGVVIRPLGAYRLDDFVRVTIGTEEENEIFLDALLDDREP
- a CDS encoding amino acid ABC transporter ATP-binding protein, which codes for MNADVNHDAEPIIEVRGLQKSFGTLKVLNGIDLCIRPGEVNFFIGPSGGGKSTLLRCINFLDVPTGGEIRFDGESLCRQEGAVFRVIAESRLRIARRKMPMVFQQFNLFAHRTVLENVIEGPIHVLGCTRDQAVAEAEAILKQVGLEKRLDHYPDQLSGGQKQRVAIARALAMKPKVVLFDEPTSALDPELVAGVLDTIRALADAGMTLAIVTHEMSFARKLADRIHFVADGTIHESGAPEDVLSADRDSKSRIAHFLRAVER
- a CDS encoding amino acid ABC transporter permease, translating into MQEFFLHMIPRYFPFLLKGAWITIELSLISMTGAILLGLAVAIGRLSPRRWIAWPLQCYVEIWRDVPLVVQLLVIYFTLPQIGLTLPGFWAGVLGLSLNLGAYLSEVFRAAIQSIDHGQREAGMTIGMSNAMIYRRVILPQAMKVALPTVGGYFISLMKDSSLVSFIAVNELLRHGTIIIAETFMSMQVYLMVAIIYFAMSFAAARGVRWIERTFTPAHRGGRRTASRAVARAGSYEASVGAVGAMPAQGRGVNLER
- a CDS encoding substrate-binding periplasmic protein; this encodes MPAIKRLFVLSVASVLSSSVVPSAHAGCLDDVKAAGVLHAGNGLMGTRPFAWQNEDGTYGGLESDLLKEVGKRIGVPKTDFVVTEWSTLIPGLKARRWDVIFSSMSATQERIQNANVRFSRPYFLLYDQIIVKTDSPIQSPADLKGRKVGTTLGTNDSLNAHRLADEGKIGEVMDFNTFGEPFAALQNGQVDAVLLDQGTLLGQREKMKNLRVVGQPIYYRPKPEWAAAEAKANYRFGSSAVAVRAECTDLLNAVNNALLSMDQDGTRQRILVKYGAWSAEQATLTK
- a CDS encoding MFS transporter codes for the protein MSTRKLMSGRSADAGAWLPGQGGAIHSGGGATAREAADPKLLKRAACASFIGNFVEWFDYASYGYLATVIAVVFFPKSDATTGLLAAYGVFAISFVIRPLGGVVWGHFGDRVGRRTALSLSILIMSCSTFLIAFLPTYAQVGMLAPVLLLLVRVVQGFSASGEYAGASAFLAEYAPEGKRGIYTSIVPASTAAGLLFGSIFVAVMHAVMTSQQLHDFGWRLPFLLAAPFGLVGRYIRIRLEDTPKFKALEGAHHVAQAPATELLTRHRGRMLIAFGVTCLNAVAFYLVLSYMPTYLSTELGIGETESFIAATISLAAYIGLIFLMGALSDRVGRKTMLIGASVLFAVLTVPLFKGLAGASFATIVMIQIAFGALLTMNDGTLPCFLSEIFPTRVRYSGFAFCFNAANALFGGTAPLVATWLIGATGSKLAPAWYLVGAAGVALVAMLASSETAKRPLADD
- a CDS encoding M24 family metallopeptidase; this translates as MKMENLIRIENGEKVKHTFSDAEYANRQRKLRELMARENIDAALFTSYHNINYYSDFLYCSFGRKYGLVVTPDKVVSISANIDGGQPWRRTVGDYNVVYTDWQRDNFFRAVQAEIDDRGRVGIEFDQVPLDVLAKLKAALPSVEFVDIGVQTMRMRMIKSDEEIALIKHGANVCDVGGAALAAAVREGVPEHEVALASTQAMVREIARRFPDSELMDTWTWFQSGINTDGAHNPVTTRKVQKGDILSLNCFSMIAGYYTALERTMFFDHCPDEHLRLWKINVEVHEAGLKLIKPGARCSDIAFELNKIYAEYGLLQYRTFGYGHSFGVLSHYYGREAGLELREDIDTVLEPNMVVSMEPMIMLPQGHPGAGGYREHDILVVGERGATNITAFPYGPEHNIIKG